One segment of Deltaproteobacteria bacterium DNA contains the following:
- a CDS encoding alpha/beta hydrolase: MKKDGQFEGRSGRFHFIDWGGNSQYAHFSHATGLCAAAYTPLARCLTGKLHMIGLDDRGHGKTDAPADPARLKGWNVFAGDLEPFLESWKAPFVAMGHSRGAVSSLLLACKRPDLVKALVLVDPTILPLAFTWYIYFLKKTGLIRHIPIASRAAKRQAEWPDMQTIRSVYRKKSMFRTWDPECFDGYLEDGTRGNGHGSLRLSCTPAWESRCFSVYPHNLWHFIPKIRQPTLVVYGGRSNTFRKNAVKRLRRQVPHAHFHCFRENGHFVPLEKPVATADVILDFVGSLDF; encoded by the coding sequence GTGAAGAAAGACGGTCAGTTCGAAGGACGCAGCGGAAGGTTTCACTTCATCGACTGGGGGGGAAATTCGCAATACGCACATTTTTCACATGCAACCGGCCTTTGCGCAGCGGCTTACACGCCCTTGGCCCGGTGCCTGACCGGGAAGTTGCATATGATCGGCCTGGACGATCGGGGCCACGGAAAAACCGACGCACCGGCCGACCCGGCCCGGTTGAAGGGGTGGAACGTTTTTGCAGGTGACCTTGAACCGTTTCTAGAATCCTGGAAAGCCCCCTTCGTGGCCATGGGGCACTCCCGCGGTGCGGTTTCCAGCCTCCTTTTGGCATGCAAGAGGCCCGACCTCGTCAAGGCCTTGGTGCTCGTCGACCCCACCATTCTGCCGTTGGCGTTCACATGGTATATTTATTTCTTAAAAAAAACCGGGCTGATCCGGCATATACCCATCGCCAGCCGCGCCGCCAAGCGCCAGGCGGAGTGGCCTGATATGCAGACGATCCGCTCCGTTTACCGGAAGAAATCCATGTTCCGCACATGGGACCCTGAATGCTTCGACGGTTATCTTGAAGACGGAACCCGGGGAAATGGTCACGGCTCTCTCCGGCTCAGCTGTACTCCGGCATGGGAATCCCGCTGTTTTTCCGTTTATCCCCACAACCTTTGGCACTTCATTCCAAAAATACGGCAACCCACTCTGGTTGTTTACGGAGGACGCTCGAACACCTTTCGTAAGAACGCCGTCAAACGATTGCGACGGCAGGTACCCCACGCGCACTTTCACTGTTTCAGGGAAAACGGACATTTTGTTCCCCTGGAAAAGCCCGTGGCAACGGCCGACGTCATTCTGGACTTTGTCGGCTCGTTGGATTTTTGA
- a CDS encoding DNA integrity scanning protein DisA nucleotide-binding domain protein — protein MNPSIFICNCLADLSDGLREGLSHFSGPSRTAVIYAIEPEEALHIYDPQNLLQGHEPRFKELYIDSRAWQRTPSGAFLKNGSFHMIPEKNIQLAGLISYGGRSSSVFYQMWFSEHHPDMCAVGPTERWLEHAAWRFSHDVANDEQLYTGISGSFLREYATHAVRDFIVDEMNVSLGWDTQLRVYPILDTILGIGNTREEGAWPRGELAFVEKKALTDIRFVASFPEMEQPNLSNFKHVRKLLLAVENSTRKLVSQGQTIIGISEDYINDFCINAEFNGRHGFIRLNGDTVCSFSDGSYRSTTHRAKLVQVEEMLLESDLDPEDSSFLFKIVCALAHHAESDKFGCTLVLDLNEKPVTISGQKLKEPIDLRQLNYLELAKSLAKVDGALHICRDMKLHAFACLLDGRSIPSEDRARGARFNSALRFTAEHRSLIVVVVSSDRPVSTIQEGIEVSAQCQWHPESTCTVQHPTLEERVCE, from the coding sequence ATGAACCCGTCGATCTTCATCTGCAATTGCCTGGCAGACCTGAGCGATGGTCTGCGGGAGGGTCTTTCCCACTTCTCCGGCCCCAGTCGGACGGCAGTGATCTATGCCATAGAACCGGAGGAAGCACTGCATATTTACGATCCCCAAAACCTGCTTCAGGGACATGAGCCCCGGTTCAAAGAGCTGTACATCGACAGTCGTGCCTGGCAGCGAACCCCCTCCGGGGCTTTCCTAAAAAACGGTTCCTTCCACATGATACCGGAAAAAAATATCCAGCTAGCCGGTCTAATCTCCTACGGCGGACGGTCCAGTTCGGTATTTTATCAGATGTGGTTCTCCGAACACCACCCCGACATGTGCGCCGTCGGCCCGACCGAACGGTGGCTCGAGCATGCCGCCTGGCGGTTTTCCCATGACGTGGCCAACGATGAGCAGCTTTACACGGGCATTTCCGGTAGCTTTCTGCGTGAATATGCCACCCATGCCGTACGTGATTTCATCGTTGATGAAATGAACGTCAGTCTTGGATGGGATACCCAGTTAAGGGTTTACCCCATTCTGGACACGATCCTGGGCATCGGAAATACCCGCGAAGAGGGTGCCTGGCCACGGGGTGAGTTGGCCTTCGTCGAAAAAAAGGCCTTGACCGACATTCGTTTTGTCGCCAGTTTCCCCGAAATGGAGCAACCCAACCTGAGTAATTTCAAGCACGTGCGCAAACTGCTGCTGGCCGTTGAAAATTCCACCCGCAAGCTTGTTTCCCAGGGGCAAACCATTATCGGCATATCGGAAGACTATATCAACGACTTCTGCATCAACGCCGAGTTCAACGGCCGCCATGGGTTTATACGCCTAAATGGGGACACGGTGTGCAGTTTTTCAGACGGCAGTTATCGCTCCACCACCCATCGAGCCAAGCTCGTCCAGGTCGAGGAGATGCTCCTGGAATCCGACCTGGATCCGGAAGACAGCAGTTTTCTTTTCAAAATCGTCTGTGCCCTCGCGCACCATGCCGAAAGTGATAAATTCGGCTGCACCCTCGTTCTGGACTTGAATGAGAAACCGGTGACCATTTCCGGACAAAAGCTGAAGGAACCCATCGACCTGCGGCAGTTGAACTATCTCGAGTTGGCCAAGTCGTTGGCCAAGGTCGACGGCGCCTTGCACATCTGCCGGGATATGAAACTGCACGCCTTCGCCTGCCTGCTGGATGGGCGCAGCATTCCCAGTGAAGACCGCGCCAGGGGCGCCCGGTTCAACTCCGCCCTTCGGTTCACGGCCGAACACCGCAGCCTGATTGTCGTTGTGGTTTCTTCGGATCGCCCGGTGTCCACTATCCAGGAGGGAATAGAGGTCAGCGCCCAGTGCCAATGGCATCCGGAATCCACCTGTACCGTGCAACACCCGACGCTCGAGGAACGGGTCTGCGAATAA
- a CDS encoding YkgJ family cysteine cluster protein codes for MSIDFNPYFKEYEALLDLADKTFEKIREQYPDLVKCRLGCADCCYALFDLPLIEALYVNYHFNDTFKGGDKNAYLESVNRIDRKIHQLKRKVVKDLEGGKTEEEILNELSGVRVRCPLLNAQDRCDLYAFRPITCRLYGIPTSIGGKGRTCGLSGFKAGEPYQTVNIDVIQQKLLRLSERLARDIGSKYVRLGELLVPLSMALLTDYDETYLGVAGDEQAVPSSQAE; via the coding sequence ATGAGTATTGATTTTAATCCGTATTTCAAAGAGTATGAAGCGCTGCTGGACCTTGCCGACAAGACATTTGAAAAAATTCGAGAACAGTATCCGGATTTGGTTAAATGCAGGTTGGGATGCGCAGACTGTTGTTACGCCCTGTTTGACTTACCCTTGATAGAAGCCCTGTATGTAAATTATCACTTCAACGATACCTTTAAGGGTGGGGACAAAAACGCCTATCTGGAATCTGTTAACCGGATCGATCGGAAAATCCACCAACTTAAAAGGAAGGTGGTCAAGGATTTAGAGGGGGGTAAAACCGAAGAGGAGATCTTGAACGAATTGTCTGGCGTCAGGGTACGGTGTCCACTGCTGAATGCTCAAGACCGCTGTGATCTCTATGCGTTTCGTCCCATAACCTGCCGCCTTTACGGGATTCCGACATCCATCGGCGGCAAGGGGCGCACCTGCGGACTCAGTGGTTTCAAGGCAGGGGAACCGTATCAAACGGTAAATATCGATGTAATTCAACAAAAGCTGTTGCGGTTGTCGGAGCGCTTGGCCCGTGACATCGGCTCAAAATACGTCCGTTTGGGCGAGTTGTTGGTGCCACTCTCCATGGCGCTGCTGACTGACTACGACGAAACCTATCTTGGGGTTGCCGGTGACGAGCAGGCTGTCCCATCTTCGCAGGCGGAGTAG